A window from Onychostoma macrolepis isolate SWU-2019 chromosome 07, ASM1243209v1, whole genome shotgun sequence encodes these proteins:
- the LOC131543272 gene encoding cytochrome b-c1 complex subunit Rieske, mitochondrial — MMSLAARSGAFSPYLQATNYAVAGPLKPLVSGVVMKTDKLLMDTKKPFLCRESLSGQSAKSGLAVSVSLNARSSVRFTHTDIKIPDFSDYRRPEVLDPKKSSQESGETRRAFSYLITGSTAVVGVYAAKTIVSQFVSSMSASADVLALSKIEIKLSDIPEGKNMTFKWRGKPLFVRHRTEKEITTEADVNLSELRDPQHDKDRVQNPTWIIVIGVCTHLGCVPIANAGDYGGYYCPCHGSHYDASGRIRKGPAPLNLEVPYYEFPDDDTVIVG, encoded by the exons ATGATGTCCCTTGCTGCCCGTTCGGGGGCTTTTTCCCCGTACCTGCAAGCTACTAATTATGCCGTGGCAGGTCCACTAAAGCCTCTCGTATCCGGCGTCGTCATGAAGACCGATAAACTGTTGATGGACACCAAGAAGCCGTTCCTGTGCCGCGAGTCCTTATCGGGTCAGAGCGCTAAGAGCGGCCTCGCCGTGTCCGTCAGCCTCAACG cTCGCTCTTCAGTGCGTTTCACCCACACAGACATCAAAATCCCTGATTTCTCTGACTACCGGCGGCCAGAGGTTTTAGACCCAAAGAAGTCCTCACAAGAGAGCGGCGAAACCCGACGGGCGTTCTCCTATCTGATCACAGGTTCCACCGCTGTGGTTGGAGTCTATGCAGCCAAGACCATTGTCTCACAGTTCGTCTCCTCCATGAGCGCCTCAGCTGACGTGTTGGCCCTGTCCAAGATTGAAATCAAGCTATCAGACATCCCTGAGGGTAAGAACATGACCTTCAAATGGAGAGGGAAACCCCTGTTTGTCCGGCACAGAACAGAAAAGGAGATTACAACTGAGGCTGATGTCAATCTCTCTGAGCTTCGGGACCCCCAGCACGACAAAGACCGCGTCCAGAACCCCACCTGGATCATTGTCATTGGCGTGTGCACCCACCTGGGCTGCGTGCCCATTGCTAACGCTGGTGACTATGGAGGCTATTACTGCCCATGCCACGGCTCTCATTACGATGCATCTGGTCGCATTAGGAAAGGCCCCGCTCCGCTCAATCTGGAGGTGCCCTACTACGAGTTTCCAGACGATGACACCGTGATTGTAGGATAA